The following are encoded in a window of Palaemon carinicauda isolate YSFRI2023 chromosome 31, ASM3689809v2, whole genome shotgun sequence genomic DNA:
- the LOC137625076 gene encoding LOW QUALITY PROTEIN: uncharacterized protein (The sequence of the model RefSeq protein was modified relative to this genomic sequence to represent the inferred CDS: substituted 1 base at 1 genomic stop codon), whose product MSELSLLINSRKYIRSQVTKNVNRIEDCKLGSEVERRSLISKFHGFAEELKVYNSKIAKLLWEEEEDESKLNIEFEACESYLDKINFFIATLEATKDSVPPHSVLEEARSLLKSPTAPLPAFKSVEGENIEKFLSEFEEVIKSFKYTQRDKLLLLKQQVSGRASILLDSLETDKQTYEDAKLILRSALASPRFQKFTLIKQLTDMKMPYQTDPFAYVGQMKNFMESVKLLKMEVDDFLNYFFWNGMNSTFQSQLVNITNKTRPSLSEINDNIFEACERYAIASQKIYTKVKKFPKTSETVNLASNVNVEGQPTKAKCSLCAYDRATDDHQVFKCPVYNSNKARVDKLKGIGGCLKCASSSHSAGLCNFRLHKKCRGCNGWHFTFLCIKRDSPKXEVVNARSLNKNSNLVNEKSEKVSTGVVFSVDALQCYGNRSAIPTFTCQLEDHTQIRGLQDSGCQCNFITDRAVKKIQFKVLRRNVSLTVNGFNSAKSYNTKVVELNLKFGQEICKVEALCVPYININLKLPNLFRVASHFSAKGYTLADKQLLNNGDELNSIDFILGTNSAHCTMVSTVRFGQDSPSVYFQTSFGVMLLGNVDTMLKNLHCLPDLNAVETSITCKSDVAQLDVGSLDSIGLGLGKFNDESILEHEEMVVEANFLVLNENGGINEQALQRATEQMLEYDCKRILNYDKEENETSVELNNSLVRYALNNATVNEDGRITMPLLWNSKVSHLLGKNYKLAEAVLKSNLKKLCKREMHLKLMDEVIKEQENLGIIEKIPNLKHYLTEHPEHSFLPHMGVFKLDRETTKCRVVFLSNIFEADPRKPMTVSHNQAIHPGPSLNQKLSSALLHLRFGSKIFCFDLKKAFNQIALRPSDQNKLLFLWVRSVKKKDFSLVGYKNLRLSFGLRCSPTILMLSLYKILVLDVEDDTQEVKNMKKLLYQLFYMDNGAYTCKNSDALEWAYTRLTNIFAPYRIELQQIVTNDGPLQEVIDSDWDQNTLTEVKLLGLKWNRELDTLSTFPIVLEASASTKRSILKSIASNFDLYNINGPVFNRARLFMHGLQCDKSLGWDDILPAEKLKEWKCIARQANSTPEIVVQRFVGERDGQRTLILAKQFFC is encoded by the coding sequence ATGTCAGAATTATCGCTTTTGATAAATTCTCGGAAATACATCCGCAGTCAAGTGACTAAGAATGTCAATCGAATTGAAGATTGTAAATTGGGTTCAGAAGTTGAACGGCGATCACTTATCTCTAAATTTCATGGATTTGCTGAAGAGCTGaaggtttataattctaaaatagctaagttattatgggaagaagaggaagatgaatccAAATTGAATATTGAGTTTGAAGCTTGTGAGAGCTACttggataaaataaacttttttatagctacccttgaggctactaaagattcagttcctccccattctgtacttgaagaagctagaagccttttgaaaagccctacagctcctttaccagcatttaaaagtgtagagggagaaaatatagagaaatttctttctgaatttgaagaggttattaaaagcttcaagtacactcagagagacaaattactgctgctgaagcaacaagtgtcaggtcgtgcatccatactactcgattcacttgaaacagacaaacagacatatgaagatgcaaaattaattttaaggtctgctttagcatcccctaggtttcagaagtttacgttaataaaacagttgacagatatgaaaatgccttaccaaacagatccatttgcgtacgttggtcagatgaaaaatttcatggaatctgttaagttgttgaaaatggaagtggacgattttttgaactatttcttttggaatggcatgaacagcaccttccaatctcagctagtaaatattaccaataagacgaggccctccctttcagaaattaatgataacatttttgaagcatgtgaacgatatgccatagcatctcagaaaatttatacaaaagttaagaagtttcccaaaacttcagagactgttaatctagcctctaatgtgaatgttgaagggcagcctactaaggcgaaatgctctttatgtgcttatgacagagcaactgatgatcaccaagttttcaagtgcccggtttataatagtaataaggcaAGGGTGGATAAGCTGAAAGGGATAGGAGGTTGCCTTAAGTGTGCCAGTTCCTCTCATTCTGCGGGTTTGTGCAATTTTAGACTTCATAAGAAATGCAGAGGATGTAATGGCTGGCATTTCACCTTTCTCTGCATTAAAAGAGATTCCCCAAAATAAGAGGTGGTCAATGCTAGAAGTCTTAATAAAAACTCCAATTTAGTTAATGAGAAATCTGAAAAGGTTTCCACGGGGGTAGTATTTTCAGTGGATGCTCTTCAGTGCTATGGCAATAGATCTGCTATACCAACTTTCACTTGTCAGCTAGAGGACCATACACAAATAAGAGGTTTACAAGACTCGGGCTGTCAGTGTAATTTTATTACGGATAGAGCTGTTAAGAAGATTCAGTTCAAAGTTTTGAGGAGAAATGTGAGTCTTACTGTTAATGGTTTTAACTCTGCTAAATCATATAATACAAAGGTTgtggaactgaatttaaaatttggtcaggaaatttgcaaggtggaggccctatgtgtaccttatataaatataaatttgaagttgcctaatttgttcagggtggcaagccatttctctgctaagggttacacccttgcagataaacagttgctaaataatggggatgagttaaatagtatagatttcatcctaggcactaactctgctcactgcactatggtgtcaacagttaggtttggacaggatagtccttcggtatactttcaaacttcctttggagtgatgcttcttggtaatgttgacacaatgttaaaaaatttacattgccttcctgatttaaatgcagttgaaacttcaattacttgcaagtctgatgttgctcagttggatgtaggttctcttgattccattggccttggattaggtaaatttaatgatgaatctatattggagcatgaggaaatggtggtagaagctaattttctagttttaaatgagaacgggggcataaatgagcaagcactacaaagggccaccgagcaaatgttggaatatgactgcaaaaggatccttaattatgataaggaagagaatGAGACATCTGTGGAACTCAATAATTCTCTAGTAAGATATGCACTTAACAATGCCACTGTTAATGAGGATGGTAGAATAACAATGCCTCTGCTATGGAACAGTAAGGTGTCACACttacttggtaaaaattataaactagctgaagcagtgttaaagtcaaatttaaagaagctttgcaaaagggagatgcatctgaaactcatggatgaagtcattaaagaacaagaaaatttaggaataattgaaaagatcccaaaccttaagcattacctaactgaacatcctgaacatagttttttaccccacatgggggtgtttaaacttgatcgagagactacaaaatgcagagtagtatttctatcaaacatatttgaggcggaccctagaaaacccatgacagtaagccataaccaggcaattcatccagggccgtcgttaaaccaaaagttaagttcagccttacttcacttacgatttggttcgaagatattttgctttgatctcaaaaaggcttttaatcagatagcacttagaccttcagatcagaataaattactttttctttgggttagaagtgtgaagaagaaagatttttccttagttggttacaagaatcttagattgagttttggtttaagatgtagcccaacaattttgatgttgagtctttataagatactggttttggatgtggaggatgatactcaagaggtaaaaaatatgaagaaattgctttatcagttgttttatatggataatggagcttatacctgcaaaaattcggatgccttggaatgggcctatactcggctaacaaatatatttgctccttatagaatagaattgcaacaaattgtcaccaatgatgggccacttcaagaagtcattgactcagactgggatcaaaatacactaacggaagttaaacttttaggtttgaaatggaatagggagttggataccctttcaacttttcccattgttttggaagcttcggcaagtacgaagaggtccatcctcaagtccattgcttcaaactttgatttgtataatatcaatggtccggtatttaatagggcaaggctatttatgcatggtttacagtgtgataagtcattaggatgggatgatattttacctgCTGAAAAGCTAAAAGAATGGAAATGCATTGCAAGGCAAGCTAATTCTACTCCTGAAATTGTTGTTCAAAGATTTGTTGGGGAAAGAGATGGACAGAGAACATTGATACTGGCCAAACAATTTTTTTGTTAG
- the LOC137625077 gene encoding tigger transposable element-derived protein 1-like: MGQKQAGANKGSEKKKSMMTIELKHEIIEKHESGVRGTELALQYESTSTICILFKQKDVIKSTKPFKGLTILSKLCSDIHDTMERLLLIWIKKQLAGDSVTETIICEKASRIYDDLKGKQAVERVETLTPAETFKASSGWLDNLKKQTGIPSVVRYGEAASSDSKAAADYVKTFASVIAEQGYIPQQVFNCDETGLFWKKMPRGHS, from the coding sequence ATGGGTCAGAAGCAAGCGGGTGCAAACaaaggtagtgaaaagaaaaagagtatgatgacaatcgagttaaagcatgaaataatcgaaaaacatgagagtggtgtacgaggGACTGAGCTGGCTCTCCAATATgagagtacatcaacaatatgtattcTCTTCAAGCAGAAGGAtgttataaagagcaccaagcccttcaaaggactaaccatcctttccaagttGTGCAGTGATATTCATGACACGATGGAGAGGCtccttttaatatggataaagaaacagttggcaggagatagcgtgaccgagacaatcatctgtgaaaaggccagcagaatctatgatgacttgaaaggaaagcaagcagttGAGAGAGTGGAAACTTTGACGCCagcagaaaccttcaaagccagtagtggctggttggataatttaaaaaaacagaCTGGGATACCCTCGGTTGTGAggtatggggaagcagcaagttcagactcgaaagccgcggcggactacgtcaaaacctttgcctcagttatcgcagaacaaggatacatcccccaacaagtgttcaactgcgatgaaactggccttttctggaagaaaatgcccagagGACATTCATGA